A stretch of the Mycobacterium sp. ITM-2016-00317 genome encodes the following:
- a CDS encoding tRNA (cytidine(34)-2'-O)-methyltransferase — translation MFYSPRIAPNTGNAIRMVAGTGCELHLVEPLGFDLSEPKLRRAGLDYHDLASVFVHADLDAAWAAVAPARVFAFTAHATTSFADIAYLPGDVLMFGPEPTGLNEATLGDPHITSQVRIPMLAGRRSLNLSNAAAVAVYEAWRQQGFSGAI, via the coding sequence ATGTTCTACTCGCCACGGATCGCACCCAATACGGGCAACGCGATCCGGATGGTGGCAGGGACCGGGTGCGAACTGCACCTGGTCGAGCCACTCGGTTTCGACCTGTCCGAACCCAAGCTGCGCCGGGCCGGGCTGGACTACCACGATCTCGCGTCGGTGTTCGTGCACGCCGACCTCGACGCCGCGTGGGCCGCGGTGGCGCCGGCGCGGGTGTTCGCGTTCACCGCCCACGCCACCACGTCGTTCGCCGACATCGCCTACCTGCCCGGCGATGTGCTGATGTTCGGCCCGGAACCGACCGGACTGAACGAGGCGACGCTGGGCGACCCGCACATCACGTCTCAGGTGCGCATTCCGATGCTGGCCGGGCGGCGCTCGCTGAACCTGTCCAACGCCGCCGCCGTCGCCGTCTACGAGGCGTGGCGCCAGCAGGGGTTCAGCGGCGCGATCTGA
- a CDS encoding pentapeptide repeat-containing protein, which yields MDARECDREFEQQGFRDEDLSRLRTERVVFTECDFTGADLSDSEHVGSAFRNCTFRRTSLWHSTFRNCSFLGSTFTECRLRPLTLVEVDFTLAVLAGVDLRKTDLSGCRLRETSLVGTDLREAVLAGADLSGARVQNARFDDADLRGARVDPTFWTTAKLRGAKVDIEQAIAFAAAHGLDISG from the coding sequence ATGGACGCCCGAGAGTGCGACCGGGAGTTCGAGCAGCAGGGCTTCCGCGACGAGGATCTCAGCCGACTGCGCACCGAGCGGGTGGTGTTCACCGAATGCGACTTCACCGGTGCGGACCTGTCCGACTCCGAGCACGTCGGGTCAGCTTTCCGTAACTGCACATTTCGCCGGACATCGCTGTGGCACAGCACTTTCCGAAACTGCAGCTTCCTCGGATCGACGTTCACCGAATGCCGGCTGCGGCCGCTGACGCTCGTCGAGGTGGACTTCACGCTCGCGGTGCTGGCCGGGGTCGATCTCCGCAAGACCGACCTGTCGGGTTGCCGACTCCGGGAGACCAGCCTGGTGGGCACTGATCTGCGCGAGGCGGTGCTGGCGGGAGCGGATCTGAGCGGGGCGCGGGTGCAGAATGCGCGCTTTGACGACGCGGACCTGCGGGGCGCCCGGGTCGACCCCACGTTCTGGACCACCGCCAAGTTGCGCGGCGCCAAGGTCGACATCGAGCAGGCGATCGCGTTCGCGGCGGCGCACGGGCTCGACATCTCGGGCTGA
- a CDS encoding TetR-like C-terminal domain-containing protein, producing MEGVADRSRLSTDYLHTLWHNEQQLVLDALLDYSQTIITVPDTGSLHGDLTELALSIAAYVNEPVGRRIARMMVVDTKSQAADYGTRARFWTMRTSTIEVIFRRAAERGELRDDIRPMIVLQLLTSPLHTFALYSDRPVNSRYCREIADLVTRAIQR from the coding sequence ATGGAGGGCGTGGCCGACCGGTCCCGCCTGAGCACCGACTACCTGCACACCCTCTGGCACAACGAGCAGCAGCTGGTGCTCGACGCGCTTCTCGACTACAGCCAGACGATCATCACCGTCCCCGACACGGGCTCCCTACACGGTGACCTGACCGAGTTGGCGCTGTCCATCGCCGCGTACGTCAACGAGCCGGTCGGCCGGCGTATCGCGCGCATGATGGTCGTAGACACCAAGAGCCAGGCCGCCGACTATGGCACCAGGGCACGGTTCTGGACCATGCGCACCTCGACGATCGAAGTCATCTTCCGTCGTGCCGCCGAGCGCGGCGAACTGCGAGACGACATCAGGCCGATGATCGTCCTCCAATTGCTGACGTCGCCGCTGCACACGTTCGCGCTCTACAGCGACCGGCCGGTCAATTCCCGGTACTGCCGCGAGATCGCCGACCTGGTCACCCGCGCCATCCAGCGTTGA
- a CDS encoding nitroreductase family protein — protein MTLNLSADEVLTTTRSVRKRLDFDKPVPREVLMECLDIALQAPTGSNNQGWQWVFVEDPAKKKAIADIYRANATPYLNAPKPTTGDMRDEQRPRVEDSARYLNDHLDEVPVMLIPCLEGKPQEAVSGASAGYWGSLLPAVWSFMLALRSRGLGSAWTTLHLLGDGERQAAEILGIPFEDYSQAGLFPIAYTKGTDFRRAKRLPAEQLTHWDTW, from the coding sequence ATGACACTCAATCTCTCCGCGGACGAAGTTCTGACGACCACCCGTTCGGTGCGCAAGCGGCTGGATTTCGACAAGCCGGTGCCCCGCGAGGTGCTGATGGAATGTCTGGACATCGCGCTGCAGGCCCCGACTGGGTCGAACAACCAGGGCTGGCAATGGGTGTTCGTCGAGGATCCGGCCAAGAAGAAGGCGATCGCCGACATCTACCGGGCCAACGCGACGCCCTACCTGAACGCGCCGAAGCCGACGACGGGCGACATGCGGGACGAGCAGCGGCCCCGGGTCGAGGACTCCGCGAGGTACCTCAACGACCACCTCGACGAGGTGCCGGTGATGTTGATCCCGTGTCTGGAGGGCAAGCCGCAGGAGGCGGTCTCGGGGGCCAGCGCCGGCTACTGGGGCTCACTGCTTCCCGCCGTGTGGAGCTTCATGCTGGCGCTGCGTTCGCGGGGGCTGGGGTCGGCGTGGACCACGCTGCATCTGCTCGGCGACGGCGAGCGGCAGGCCGCCGAAATCCTCGGCATCCCGTTCGAGGACTACAGCCAGGCCGGCCTGTTCCCGATCGCGTACACCAAGGGCACCGACTTCCGGCGCGCCAAGCGGCTGCCCGCCGAGCAGCTGACCCACTGGGACACCTGGTAG
- a CDS encoding class I SAM-dependent methyltransferase — translation MVETSLWMRKVADDPGHSRWYIERFRAMARAGDDLDGEARMVDAMVPRGARILDAGCGPGRVGGYLAAAGHQVVGVDVDPALIEAAEQDHPGPRWLVGDLAELDLPARGITEPFDLIVSAGNVMTFLAPSTRGQVLQRLRAHLADDGRAVIGFGAGRDYAYSEFLADATGAGFAPDLLLSSWDLRPFDDASDFLVAVLRPG, via the coding sequence ATGGTCGAAACGAGTCTGTGGATGCGCAAGGTTGCCGACGATCCCGGGCATTCGCGTTGGTACATCGAGCGTTTCCGTGCGATGGCGCGCGCCGGCGATGATCTGGACGGCGAGGCCCGGATGGTGGACGCGATGGTGCCGCGCGGTGCCCGGATCCTCGACGCCGGGTGCGGCCCGGGCCGGGTGGGCGGGTATCTCGCCGCGGCCGGTCACCAGGTGGTCGGCGTCGACGTCGACCCGGCGCTCATCGAGGCCGCCGAGCAGGACCATCCCGGACCGCGGTGGCTCGTCGGGGACCTCGCCGAGCTCGACCTGCCCGCGCGGGGCATCACCGAACCGTTCGACCTGATCGTGTCGGCCGGCAATGTGATGACGTTTCTCGCACCTAGCACCCGAGGGCAGGTGCTGCAGCGGCTCCGGGCCCACCTGGCCGACGACGGGCGCGCGGTCATCGGGTTCGGCGCAGGGCGTGACTATGCGTACTCAGAGTTCCTCGCCGACGCGACCGGCGCCGGCTTCGCGCCGGACCTTCTGCTGTCGAGCTGGGACCTGCGCCCGTTCGACGACGCATCCGACTTCCTCGTCGCCGTTCTGCGGCCCGGGTAG